Genomic segment of Solidesulfovibrio fructosivorans JJ]:
AGGGTGAGGAACCGCGAAGCTAGCCATGAAGCCTTTGCAGCACCCAGGCCATGTTCTTGCCCAGGTTTTTCATGGTCAGCATGCCCTCCTCGTCTGTTTCCACATCGCCGGGCTCAAGCCCCCGCCCCATGTTCCAGTAGCTCGACCCCGGCACCACCATCTGGTTGATGAAGTAGAAGTGGTTGATGGAGTTGAAGACATGGATGGCTCCGGCGCGCCGCACGGCCACCGCCGCCGCGCCGACCTTGCGCGCCAGCATGGAATCGTTGGCCAGGGCCACCATGCCGGCCCGGTCGATGATGGACTTGATGTTGCTCGAGACGTTGGCGAAGTAGGTGGGCGAACCCAGAATCATGCCGTCGGCCGCGACCATCTTGTCGATGATCTCGTTTAACATGTCGTTTTTGACGGCGCAGTGGCCGTCCTTTTTCTCCCAGCACTTCATGCAGGCGATGCAGCCGTGGATATTCTTGCCGTGGAGTTGCAGCAGTTCGGTCTCGATGCCCGCGGCTTCGATTTCGCCAAGCGCCGTGCGCAGCATGATGG
This window contains:
- a CDS encoding flavodoxin family protein; translated protein: MKVLAINGSARKDGNTAIMLRTALGEIEAAGIETELLQLHGKNIHGCIACMKCWEKKDGHCAVKNDMLNEIIDKMVAADGMILGSPTYFANVSSNIKSIIDRAGMVALANDSMLARKVGAAAVAVRRAGAIHVFNSINHFYFINQMVVPGSSYWNMGRGLEPGDVETDEEGMLTMKNLGKNMAWVLQRLHG